Proteins from one Anastrepha obliqua isolate idAnaObli1 chromosome 2, idAnaObli1_1.0, whole genome shotgun sequence genomic window:
- the LOC129237411 gene encoding cyclin-dependent kinase 7, which translates to MQQLDNKLTRYEKIAFLGEGQFATVYKARDVLTEQIVAVKKIKIGSREEAQDGINRTALREIKLLHELQHENVIGLVDVFGHKSNVSLVFDFMDTDLEVIIKDPKIILTQANIKAYMIMTLSGLEYLHMNWILHRDLKPNNLLVNTEGILKIGDFGLAKFFGSPNRIYTHQVVTRWYRAPELLFGARQYSTGIDIWAVGCILAELLLRVPFLPGDSDLNQLTKIFQALGTPTEETWPGLNKLPDYMQFKQFPAIPLQHIFTAAPDDLIVLAEKLLALNPSQRCTCSEALSMKYFSNKPAPSVGHKLPMPSGNKQAAEERPNLKRKLIDALEGGTVPKKLF; encoded by the exons ATGCAACAACTGGACAATAAGTTAACGCGATATGAGAAAATTGCGTTTCTCGGCGAGGGTCAG TTTGCGACAGTATATAAAGCGCGCGACGTGCTCACCGAGCAGATAGTCGCagtaaaaaagattaaaattggAAGTCGGGAAGAGGCTCAGGACGGTATAAATCGTACGGCGCTGAGGGAAATCAAACTACTGCATGAGCTGCAGCATGAGAATGTAATAGGTTTAGTGGATGTTTTTGGACATAAGTCCAACGTTTCCCTAGTGTTTGACTTTATGGATACTGATTTGGAAGTTATCATAAAGGATCCCAAGATTATACTGACACAAGCCAATATCAAAGCTTATATGATTATGACATTAAGCGGCTTAGAGTACCTGCACATGAATTGGATACTCCACCGAGATTTAAAGCCAAACAATCTACTGGTGAATACAGAAGGCATACTTAAGATTGGTGATTTTGGTTTGGCCAAGTTCTTTGGCTCACCGAATCGTATTTACACACATCAAGTTGTAACGAGGTGGTATCGTGCACCTGAATTACTCTTTGGCGCCCGCCAGTACAGCACTGGGATAGACATCTGGGCTGTTGGTTGTATACTAGCAGAGCTTTTATTACGTGTTCCCTTCTTACCGGGCGATTCCGATCTTAATCAGCTCACAAAAATTTTCCAAGCGCTCGGCACACCAACGGAAGAAACCTGGCCTGGCTTAAACAAATTACCTGATTATATGCAATTCAAACAATTTCCTGCCATTCCCTTGCAACATATTTTTACGGCTGCGCCTGATGACCTTATTGTTTTGGCGGAAAAGTTGCTGGCGCTAAATCCATCACAGCGTTGCACCTGCTCGGAAGCATTGAGTATGAAATACTTTTCGAATAAACCAGCGCCATCAGTGGGCCATAAGCTGCCGATGCCCTCTGGTAACAAGCAGGCTGCTGAAGAACGACCCAACCTAAAGCGGAAACTCATCGATGCTCTGGAAGGTGGCACTGTGCcgaagaaattattttga
- the LOC129237412 gene encoding 40S ribosomal protein S5a, with the protein MAEVEENVVESFEEQPPIETEDAETLLETNVVATTELPEIKLFGRWSCDDVTVNDISLQDYISVKEKFARYLPHSAGRYAAKRFRKAQCPIVERLTNSLMMKGRNNGKKLMACRIVKHSFEIIHLLTGENPLQILVSAIINSGPREDSTRIGRAGTVRRQAVDVSPLRRVNQAIWLLCTGAREAAFRNIKTIAECLADELINAAKGSSNSYAIKKKDELERVAKSNR; encoded by the exons ATGGCTGAAGTTGAAGAGAATGTTGTTGAGAGCTTCGAGGAGCAACCTCCAATTGAAACCGAGGACGCCGAGACACTATTAGAGACAAACGTTGTTGCCACAACCGAATTGCCTGAAATTAAGCTTTTCGGTCGCTGGTCATGCGACGATGTCACCGTAAATGATATCTCTCTACAGGATTACATTTCCGTCAAAGAGAAGTTTGCACGCTATTTGCCCCACTCTGCTGGTCGCTATGCTGCCAAACGTTTCCGCAAGGCTCAGTGCCCTATTGTAGAGCGTCTGACCAATTCACTTATGATGAAGGGTCGCAACAACGGTAAAAAACTGATGGCTTGTCGTATTGTGAAACACTCCTTCGAAATCATACACCTGTTGACGGGCGAGAACCCACTTCAG ATTCTTGTTAGCGCCATCATCAACTCTGGACCCCGCGAAGATTCGACCCGTATTGGACGTGCTGGTACTGTGCGTCGCCAAGCCGTCGATGTTTCACCTTTGCGTCGTGTAAACCAA gcGATTTGGTTGTTGTGCACTGGTGCACGTGAAGCTGCATTCAGAAACATCAAGACCATTGCCGAATGCTTGGCTGATGAATTAATTAATGCTGCTAAG gGATCCTCTAACTCCTATGCCATCAAGAAGAAGGATGAGTTGGAACGTGTCGCCAAGTCCAACCGATAA
- the LOC129236971 gene encoding uncharacterized protein LOC129236971, with protein MSNAVTSSARKDSDSSQISQSFRDQKQIEAFIRRKHFIKIIEGAVEQFTKKYSEGKKPEDALGALLVPLCLEYADFIHNSGNIDLLHLAVEEPLQFLNAAKYCVYALVRDLIKLSGSTEERGALKSIDIDQVHLQLRFVGLPLQEDLHFAHFRNRWLPGLSWATGILSAISEPQSAM; from the exons ATGTCTAATGCAGTTACCTCATCAGCTCGAAAGGATAGTGACTCCTCTCAAATTTCCCAATC ATTTCGCGATCAGAAACAAATCGAGGCATTTATTCGACGAAaacattttatcaaaataattgaagGCGCAGTCGAACAATTTACGAAAAAGTATAGCGAGGGCAAGAAACCAGAAGATGCTCTAGGTGCTTTACTGGTGCCCCTATGCCTTGAATACGCCGATTTCATACACAATAGTGGCAATATTGATCTGCTGCATTTGGCTGTGGAAGAACCACTACAATTTTTAAACGCCGCTAAATATTGCGTATACGCACTTGTTCGAGATCTTATTAAACTATCTGGAAGTACAGAAGAGCGTGGCGCACTTAAATCCATAGATATTGATCAGGTGCATCTTCAGCTTCGTTTCGTCGGTTTGCCGCTTCAGGAAGATTTGCACTTCGCACACTTTAGAAATCGCTGGCTGCCAGGGCTTTCGTGGGCAACGGGAATTTTGTCGGCAATTTCTGAACCTCAGTCGGCAATGTGA
- the LOC129239592 gene encoding minichromosome maintenance domain-containing protein 2 — protein sequence MERNDTLESTFAMSLRNITDHELDALLHFDSPPPTLRFTHSSQQQQMNDDHREADATFSILEFNREELPSQMSSQDGGINYFPDDLDFTLNFSQEAAERSHSVIINSLELESIDLSNTELNEFPQINAATPRNRDLVDTEVSYSKNISTCDQSNAERRESVDEVIKKELLDITVFENFSSDDDFASFKDVELDSSSELGLECIGEAKLKRMCLTQMESPKQEHFPIQIHTSCPAPIRVEQSPALPSTISPGNQMNLTDSQITTQTDAIDYRVNTINKSNPSAQCYKNSSHAATSHTSVITNSPDYNSTVDATMVPASVKQLYDIVRDQYSDFAFVYSLSAQLCQDRVPMDCFVNLKMGLLLSLASISSNPDRPPVPIIAFGSDTYMANFLLTNVAQLAARFVGPADDVKPTSNSTYRNCNWLVADPIILAKGGVYFVGDWSRLKLTRADQIFRIIECARVPLDRSSQTCPLECALWTHWRSSKGDAKDQQTFNKVVKIFGIPICMDDDDKHEVLVDYILEQSSVSVFESTVDHLSISSEDMRRYLRTISSRSVDLTPEASHLLQKYFVTSRFARPECLTKQAFVVLKQFAESFAKLCFRHEVLVCDAVAACFMCERFIRSIFGVTEDSPPAFESHNFVGSVDAHMLKFQEWLKAYIKKFDDK from the exons ATGGAGCGTAACGACACATTAGAAAGCACATTTGCGATGAGTCTGCGCAATATAACCGATCATGAATTAGACGCCTTATTGCACTTCGATAGTCCACCGCCGACTCTTCGATTCACACACAGCTCTCAACAGCAGCAAATGAATGATGATCATAGAGAAGCAGATGCAACTTTTAGTATTTTGGAATTTAACCGGGAAGAGCTTCCCTCACAAATGAGTTCACAAGATGGGGGCATAAATTATTTCCCAGACGATTTAGATTTTACTCTTAATTTTTCTCAAGAAGCTGCAGAAAGATCTCACTCTGTTATAATAAATTCGCTGGAATTAGAAAGTATTGATTTGAGTAATACCGAATTGAATGAATTTCCGCAAATTAATGCTGCAACACCAAGAAATCGAGATTTAGTTGACACCGAGGTCTCATATTCAAAGAACATATCTACGTGCGATCAAAGTAATGCAGAACGGAGAGAATCTGTCGATGAAGTGATCAAAAAAGAACTTCTGGATATaactgtatttgaaaatttttccagCGATGATGATTTTGCCTCTTTTAAGGATGTGGAGTTAGATTCATCTTCCGAACTTGGACTTGAATGTATCGGAGAAGCGAAATTAAAGCGAATG tgccTAACTCAGATGGAATCTCCAAAGCAAGAGCACTTTCcaatacaaatacacacatcATGCCCAGCACCGATTCGCGTCGAGCAAAGTCCGGCTTTGCCCAGTACTATTTCGCCTGGTAATCAAATGAACTTGACGGACTCGCAAATAACCACCCAAACTGATGCCATAGATTACAGAgtcaataccatcaacaaatcgaATCCCTCAGCTCAATGCTATAAAAACTCATCGCATGCTGCGACTTCGCACACTAGCGTGATAACAAATTCCCCGGATTACAATTCAACGGTCGACGCCACTATGGTGCCTGCTTCGGTGAAACAACTGTACGATATTGTGCGCGACCAATACTCTGATTTCGCCTTTGTTTACTCGTTAAGCGCACAGCTATGCCAAGATCGTGTGCCAATGGATTGCTTCGTCAACTTAAAAATGGGCCTATTGCTCAGCTTAGCATCCATTAGC TCAAACCCAGATCGTCCCCCTGTACCGATAATTGCGTTTGGCAGCGACACTTATATGGCCAACTTCTTGCTCACCAACGTAGCGCAACTGGCAGCGCGCTTTGTTGGACCAGCCGACGACGTAAAACCGACATCCAACAGTACTTATCGCAACTGTAATTGGTTAGTAGCCGATCCGATCATATTGGCGAAGGGAGGTGTTTATTTCGTCGGTGATTGGTCGCGTTTGAAGCTGACGCGAGCCGATCAAATTTTTCGCATCATCGAGTGCGCACGAGTTCCTCTTGATCGCTCATCACAAACGTGTCCATTGGAGTGTGCCCTTTGGACACATTGGCGCTCATCCAAAGGTGATGCTAAGGATCAACAAACATTTAACAAAGTCGTTAA AATTTTCGGCATTCCCATTTGCATGGACGACGACGATAAACATGAGGTGCTCGTGGATTACATTCTAGAACAGTCGTCGGTGAGCGTCTTCGAATCGACTGTGGATCATTTGTCAATTAGCAGTGAGGACATGCGTCGCTATTTAAGGACAATTTCCAGCCGTTCTGTAGATCTGACACCGGAAGCGTCGCACCTTTTGCAAAAATACTTTGTAACATCTCGCTTTGCGCGCCctg AATGCCTAACTAAACAAGCTTTTGTGGTATTGAAACAATTTGCCGAGTCCTTTGCGAAGTTATGCTTCCGCCACGAAGTATTGGTTTGCGATGCCGTTGCAGCTTGTTTCATGTGCGAACGTTTCATACGTAGCATTTTCGGTGTGACCGAAGACTCTCCGCCTGCATTTGAATCACACAATTTTGTGGGTTCTGTGGATGCGCATATGCTAAAAttccaagaatggctaaaagcCTACATCAAAAAATTTGACGATAAATGA
- the LOC129239590 gene encoding pleckstrin homology-like domain family B member 2 isoform X2: protein MSVWMNYVKHRHADSNKRYKTECYFQQRHSQPEFVDTQVRHSRSSPRPLSEANSELSCDLLDNDHKGTCKSNFELSTASANAAATGNLICSSERVASADEVANKRSSINSNETTSGGSASGSGSGSAQGERKRALPKHQRPLTRYLPIFSPDLNLRHHIESAGHQIALCPHVFVDAFSCRGYLHKLGATFHGWARRWFVLDRQRSAFIYYADKSERKPRGGAYFSTIDEVYLDHLNASKSGRPHCTFIVKTKKRSYHLQAASDAAARIWIDAIITGAQGNLDY from the exons atGTCAGTGTGGATGAATTACGTGAAGCATCGACATGCTGACTCAAATAAACGCTATAAAACAGAATGTTATTTCCAA CAACGTCACTCACAGCCCGAGTTCGTAGACACACAAGTGCGGCATTCGCGTTCCAGTCCGCGCCCACTATCGGAAGCCAACTCGGAATTGAGCTGCGACCTGTTGGACAACGACCACAAAGGTACCTGCAAGTCGAATTTCGAATTGTCCACAGCGTCGGCAAATGCAGCAGCCACAGGCAACCTTATCTGCTCAAGTGAGCGTGTGGCCAGTGCCGATGAGGTGGCCAACAAGCGTTCGAGCATCAACTCTAACGAGACGACGTCGGGCGGCAGTGCCAGTGGTAGCGGCAGCGGTAGTGCGCAAGGCGAACGGAAACGTGCACTGCCCAAGCATCAGCGTCCATTGACACGTTACCTGCCAATATTTTCACCGGATCTGAACCTGCGCCATCACATCGAGTCAGCTGGACACCAGATTGCATTATGCCCGCACGTCTTTGTCGATGCTTTCAGTTGTCGAGG tTATTTGCATAAACTGGGTGCAACATTTCATGGCTGGGCGCGACGATGGTTCGTGCTTGATCGTCAACGCAGCGCATTCATCTACTACGCAGACAAGTCGGAACGGAAACCCAGAGGAGGTGCATATTTTTCG ACAATCGACGAAGTGTATTTGGATCACTTAAATGCCTCGAAGAGTGGACGCCCTCACTGCACCTTCATTGTGAAGACGAAAAAGCGCAGCTACCATCTACAGGCGGCATCGGATGCGGCAGCCAGAATATGGATTGATGCCATTATTACCGGAGCTCAAGGAAATTTAGACTACTAA
- the LOC129239593 gene encoding RING-box protein 1-like, whose translation MSNNKMEVDETDAEEFQDIEEFSDEVPSCSNTQPQAKRFVVKNWQAQALWSWDVAVDNCAICRNQIMDLCIDCQGNPLCSNTKEECTVAWGACNHAFHFHCISRWLKTRQVCPLDNKEWDYQKYGR comes from the coding sequence ATGTCCAATAATAAAATGGAAGTGGATGAAACCGATGCCGAGGAATTTCAAGACATCGAAGAGTTCTCCGATGAGGTGCCGTCCTGCAGCAACACGCAGCCACAAGCAAAGCGTTTCGTCGTGAAAAACTGGCAGGCGCAGGCGCTCTGGTCCTGGGACGTAGCCGTCGACAATTGTGCCATTTGCCGCAATCAAATTATGGATCTTTGCATTGATTGCCAGGGAAATCCGCTTTGCTCCAACACCAAGGAGGAATGCACAGTCGCTTGGGGCGCTTGTAATCATGCTTTTCACTTCCATTGCATTTCACGTTGGCTCAAAACGCGCCAGGTGTGCCCATTGGACAACAAGGAATGGGATTATCAGAAATATGGCCGTTAG